One Pseudobutyrivibrio xylanivorans genomic window, TCATCACCTGGTACAGGATTGCAGCACTTAGAGAAGCGCACTGAAACATCGTAAAGTCCGCTAACTGTAATACCATTTTTAGACTTAGGCTTAATCTTGTCGGAAGAACCGCTGTGCTCTGCAAGCACATCCTCGTCAGTAACCTTCACTGGATGATCCTTCTGCCATGCAGTGAACATCCTATTGATAACGGCGCCTTCCTTGATAGCGCCCTGACCTACAGCGGCCAAAGTATCCTCCCAACTGTGGAAGCCATATTTATTCTTAATGAGCTCCTGATATTTAGGCTTGTTGATTGAGCCAATATCCACGCCCTTTGTCTTTGCCGAATTGATGAGCAGTTCCTTACCCTTGGCGATATTCTCGTCCTTAGACTGTGAGCGGAACCACTGGTTAATCTTGTTCTTCGCCTGTGATGACTTTACGATATTAAGCCAATCACGGCTAGGACCATTTGTATTCTGAGATGTGACAACCTCGATACGGTCACCATTTTGGATTACGTAGTCGATTGGCACAAGCTTTCCGTTGACCTTGGCACCAATCATTCGATTACCCACGGCTGAATGAATCGAATATGCAAAATCGATTGGTGTAGAACCATTTGGAAGATTCTTAACATCTCCTGTTGGAGTGAAACAAAATACTGTGTCTGAGAAAAGATTCAAATCGGATTTTAATAAAGAAGAGAATTCCTTATTGTCCTGAATCTCCTGCTGCCATTCAAGGATCTCACGAAGCCAAGAAAGCTTTTCCTCCTCACCGACAACTGTAGAGCCCTCACCACTTTCTTTGTACTTCCAATGAGCTGCGATACCGTACTCACTGGTGCGGTGCATCTCGTAGGTACGAATCTGGATTTCGAAAGGTGCACCATTTGGACCGATAACTGTAGTATGCAAAGACTGATACATGTTAGGCTTTGGCATAGCGATATAATCCTTGAAACGACCAGGAATTGGTGTATACATCTCGTGGATAACACCAAGTGCTGCATAACAATCCTTGATAGAATCTACGATGATACGAACTGCGAACAAATCATATATCTGATCGATGGTCTTATGCTGATTAACCATCTTCTTATATATAGAGAAGAAATGCTTTGCACGACCATATACGTCAGCCTTAATCTCTGCAGCCTCGATATGTTTGCGAACATCCACTACCAACGAATTGATATAATCTGTACGCTGGCTCTTACGAAGAGCAATCTTCTCAACCAAATCATAGTAAGCATCTGGCTCCAGATACTTCAGTGAAAGGTCATCAAGCTCGATCTTAACCCTGCTGATACCAAGTCGCTGTGCTAAAGGAGCATAAATCTCCATGGTCTCACGGGCCTTCTCCTTTTGCTTCTCAGGAGTCATGTACTTCAGAGTACGCATATTGTGAAGCCTATCGGCTAGCTTAATCAAAATAACACGGATATCCTTTGCCATGGCAAGGAACATCTTTCTAAGATTCTCAGCCTGGATTTCTACCTTGTCCGCGTCGTAGTTCAACTGACCCAACTTGGTGACGCCATCAACAAGCTCTGCAACTTCCTCTGAGAACTCTTGGGCAATCTCCTCCTTGGTACAGATGGTGTCCTCCACAACATCATGCAAAAGTCCTGCCACGATAGTTTCCTTATCAAGCTCTAGGTCTGCCAAAATGATGGCAACACAAAGAGGATGGATGATATAAGGCTCGCCAGACTTACGACACTGGCCCTCATGGGCATTTCTGGCTATAGTGTAGCCCTTCTCAATCATGGAAATATCTGTGTTTGGATGATATTTGCGAACGCGCTCAATAAGCTCACGATAGAGCTCGTCAGGATTAACGAAATCTTCGGTAGCAATGACACCATGGTTTTCAAAAGCAGACTGCTGCTCATTAATTTCAACTTCATTTTTGCTTGCCATGATATCACCGCCTTTCCTAAAAAATTTTTATTAATCATTATATTATTTAACAGTTTAAAAAGCAATAATTCTAATGCTGAAAATTCCGTGTCTTCCTAGACTTTTTTTGATTTTTTTGATATCATATTTCCGGTCTTTTTTTATAGTTATAATTTTGAAAGGATTATTTTAGATGATTCAAGCAAATAATGTCACTCTTCGTTTTGGCAAAAAAGCCCTTTTCGAAGAAGTTAATATCAAATTTACAGAAGGAAACTGCTACGGTATCATTGGTGCCAACGGTGCTGGTAAATCTACATTTCTTAAGATTTTATCAGGTCAGCTTGAGCCTACAAGCGGCGAAATCACAATGAGCCCAGGCAACCGTCTTTCATTCTTAGAGCAGGATCACTTCAAGTACGATGAATTCACAGCTCTTGATACAGTTATCATGGGTAATCAGCGTCTCTATGACATCATGAAGGAAAAGGACGCTATTTATATGAAGGAAGATTTCTCTGATGAGGATGGTATCCGTGCAGCTGAGCTTGAGACAGAGTTCGCTGAGATGGATGGTTGGAATGCTGAGGCAGATGCCGCTACACTCCTTAACGGTCTTGGAGTTGATACAGAGTTCCACTACTCTCAGATGGCAGACCTCCCAGGTGCATTAAAGGTCAAGATTCTTCTTGCTCGTGCACTTTTCGGTTCACCAGACGTACTTCTTCTCGATGAGCCTACTAACCACCTTGATTTAGATGCTATCGCATGGCTCGAGGAATTCCTTATTAATTTCGAGAACACAGTCATCGTTGTTTCACATGACCGTTACTTCTTAAATAAGGTATGTACTCATACAGCAGATATCG contains:
- a CDS encoding RelA/SpoT family protein, translating into MASKNEVEINEQQSAFENHGVIATEDFVNPDELYRELIERVRKYHPNTDISMIEKGYTIARNAHEGQCRKSGEPYIIHPLCVAIILADLELDKETIVAGLLHDVVEDTICTKEEIAQEFSEEVAELVDGVTKLGQLNYDADKVEIQAENLRKMFLAMAKDIRVILIKLADRLHNMRTLKYMTPEKQKEKARETMEIYAPLAQRLGISRVKIELDDLSLKYLEPDAYYDLVEKIALRKSQRTDYINSLVVDVRKHIEAAEIKADVYGRAKHFFSIYKKMVNQHKTIDQIYDLFAVRIIVDSIKDCYAALGVIHEMYTPIPGRFKDYIAMPKPNMYQSLHTTVIGPNGAPFEIQIRTYEMHRTSEYGIAAHWKYKESGEGSTVVGEEEKLSWLREILEWQQEIQDNKEFSSLLKSDLNLFSDTVFCFTPTGDVKNLPNGSTPIDFAYSIHSAVGNRMIGAKVNGKLVPIDYVIQNGDRIEVVTSQNTNGPSRDWLNIVKSSQAKNKINQWFRSQSKDENIAKGKELLINSAKTKGVDIGSINKPKYQELIKNKYGFHSWEDTLAAVGQGAIKEGAVINRMFTAWQKDHPVKVTDEDVLAEHSGSSDKIKPKSKNGITVSGLYDVSVRFSKCCNPVPGDEIVGFVTRGRGVSIHRTDCINMINLPDFEKERLIEAEWAADIEEDGKRGGVYLTEINIYGNNRTGLLVDITRIFTEREIDIDSIHSKTSKQGVATITIKFGTQSKEQLRALVEKIKQVESIIDVERPRG